In one Stenotrophomonas maltophilia genomic region, the following are encoded:
- a CDS encoding retropepsin-like aspartic protease, which produces MKFLMSAVIALGVAAPAGARDVVAEDSHGITVAVMQGNSAALERIGKSNTTARLAARAGYHRTRGEIAQSNRWADTCIADAAVVAEKSQGVMYLCRSLRAGNRLLEGDIAGWAADMQKVRALYQQHVAPSLRAGEEVSGITAPAFESFSQWPRSATLAAPPPAGTRLPLSAKAGVPVIRGKIRGGQDGKQRDIDSDFIIDTGATRSHISRKAAQAMGLAVTDDFATDNSRPGQTVAIGLAAPVDVQLGDLHFSNVAFTVTDQIEFNIIGLDLLYRLGPLVLRPTELELLKALPADTCRQPLATTSALWGGQYSLRLPMRIGKRDELVLLDTGTDVALEASGVNLSTYPQASLVQRRRWTMHGLQPVRYAEATAPVTFNGRTVTLQTQVSDQPANVFPISWRVGFGLRDDYDYYVDVAGGHGCLAPRTAR; this is translated from the coding sequence ATGAAATTCCTGATGTCCGCAGTGATCGCACTGGGCGTGGCCGCCCCCGCCGGGGCCCGCGATGTGGTCGCTGAAGACAGCCATGGCATCACCGTAGCGGTGATGCAGGGCAACAGCGCGGCCCTGGAGCGGATCGGCAAATCCAATACCACGGCACGGCTGGCCGCACGTGCCGGCTACCACCGCACGCGTGGCGAAATCGCCCAGTCCAATCGCTGGGCCGACACCTGTATCGCCGACGCTGCCGTGGTGGCCGAAAAGAGCCAGGGGGTCATGTACCTGTGCCGGAGCCTGCGTGCCGGCAACCGTCTGCTGGAAGGCGACATCGCCGGCTGGGCCGCCGACATGCAGAAAGTCCGCGCGCTCTATCAACAGCATGTCGCGCCGTCGCTGCGTGCAGGCGAGGAAGTAAGCGGCATCACCGCCCCCGCGTTCGAGTCCTTCAGCCAATGGCCGCGATCGGCCACGCTGGCCGCACCGCCGCCTGCCGGAACCCGCCTGCCGCTGTCGGCCAAGGCCGGTGTTCCTGTCATCCGCGGCAAGATCCGGGGCGGCCAGGATGGAAAGCAGCGCGACATCGACTCCGATTTCATCATCGACACCGGCGCCACCCGTTCGCATATCAGCCGCAAGGCCGCACAGGCGATGGGCCTGGCGGTGACCGACGACTTCGCCACCGACAATTCGCGGCCCGGGCAGACCGTGGCGATCGGCCTGGCCGCTCCGGTCGATGTGCAGCTGGGCGATCTGCACTTCAGCAACGTCGCCTTCACGGTCACCGACCAGATCGAGTTCAACATCATCGGCCTGGACCTGCTGTACCGGCTGGGTCCGCTGGTGCTGCGGCCCACCGAGCTGGAGCTGCTGAAGGCACTGCCGGCCGATACCTGCCGGCAACCCCTGGCAACCACCTCTGCACTGTGGGGCGGCCAGTACTCGCTGCGCCTGCCGATGCGCATCGGCAAGCGCGACGAGCTCGTCCTGCTCGACACCGGCACCGATGTCGCACTGGAAGCCTCCGGCGTGAACCTGTCCACCTACCCACAGGCCAGCCTGGTGCAGCGACGCCGCTGGACGATGCACGGCCTGCAACCGGTCCGCTATGCCGAAGCCACCGCACCGGTCACGTTCAATGGCCGCACGGTCACCCTGCAGACCCAGGTCTCCGACCAACCGGCCAACGTGTTCCCGATCTCCTGGCGGGTGGGTTTCGGCCTGCGCGACGATTACGACTACTACGTGGACGTGGCCGGTGGCCATGGCTGCCTTGCGCCCCGAACCGCGCGATGA
- a CDS encoding HlyD family secretion protein, which translates to MEPARKDETADVIPLFRNEAIEAATQRFGSPVQAPGVGMWLATGFVVALLGLAVLFLVTTSFPRKETVSGALVPSRGLLPIISQRSGIVSNVHVEEGAKVRQGDPIVSVSVDSVIDTGESTGATLSGMAERLTQASVDRERATEASLESQEAGIRERMLGTTRQLSVLRDNVTLYQQQQAIAEKTVHDLGRLRADKLVSELQYRDAEVRVLNVRQSVAEVQTRIAQLEQEHEQMRHELGRLKAERDANRATALSELLGAREKAINYKLGTQFNLVAQSAGQVTWLQAKPGATVTAGRTLGVMMPEGSQLFAELWVPSSAIAFVNVGTDVRLMYDAFPYQKFGVGRARIVKIARSPTSPEELPADLQAVESQYRLLAALDDQQMQAYGKALALTPGMRLKADLVLEKRSLLDWLLEPLLAAKRRQE; encoded by the coding sequence ATGGAACCAGCCAGAAAGGATGAGACGGCGGATGTGATTCCGCTGTTCCGCAACGAAGCGATCGAGGCTGCCACGCAGCGCTTCGGCTCCCCGGTGCAGGCACCGGGTGTCGGCATGTGGCTGGCCACCGGCTTCGTGGTTGCGCTGCTGGGCCTGGCGGTACTGTTCCTGGTGACCACCTCGTTCCCGCGCAAGGAAACCGTATCCGGTGCGCTGGTCCCCTCGCGCGGCCTGTTGCCGATCATCAGCCAGCGCTCGGGCATCGTCAGCAACGTGCATGTGGAGGAAGGCGCGAAGGTCCGCCAGGGCGACCCCATCGTCAGCGTCTCGGTGGATTCGGTGATCGACACCGGCGAAAGCACCGGGGCCACCCTGTCCGGCATGGCCGAGCGCCTCACCCAGGCGTCGGTCGATCGCGAACGCGCCACCGAAGCATCCCTGGAAAGCCAGGAGGCCGGCATCCGCGAGCGCATGCTGGGCACCACCCGCCAGCTTTCGGTACTGCGTGACAACGTCACGCTGTACCAGCAACAGCAGGCCATCGCCGAGAAGACCGTGCACGACCTGGGCCGCCTGCGCGCGGACAAGCTGGTATCCGAACTGCAGTACCGCGACGCGGAGGTGCGGGTACTGAACGTGCGCCAATCGGTGGCCGAAGTGCAGACGCGCATTGCCCAGCTGGAACAGGAGCACGAGCAGATGCGGCACGAGCTGGGCCGCCTCAAGGCCGAGCGTGACGCCAACCGCGCCACCGCGCTGTCCGAACTGCTGGGCGCACGCGAGAAGGCGATCAACTACAAGCTGGGCACGCAGTTCAATCTGGTGGCGCAGTCCGCCGGGCAGGTCACCTGGCTGCAGGCCAAGCCGGGCGCCACGGTCACCGCCGGGCGCACGCTCGGGGTGATGATGCCGGAAGGCTCGCAGCTGTTCGCCGAGCTGTGGGTGCCCTCCTCGGCCATCGCCTTCGTCAATGTCGGCACCGACGTGCGGCTGATGTACGACGCCTTCCCCTACCAGAAGTTCGGCGTCGGCCGCGCCCGGATCGTCAAGATCGCGCGCTCACCGACATCACCGGAGGAACTGCCCGCCGACCTGCAGGCCGTGGAAAGCCAGTACCGCCTGCTGGCCGCGCTGGACGACCAGCAGATGCAGGCCTATGGCAAGGCACTGGCACTGACCCCGGGCATGCGCCTCAAAGCCGATCTGGTTCTGGAGAAACGTTCGCTGCTGGACTGGCTGCTGGAACCGCTGCTGGCGGCCAAACGACGGCAGGAATGA
- a CDS encoding peptidase domain-containing ABC transporter, translating into MFNKRYWRVQSEVSECGLACLAICSSMLGADLEMSELRRKYHNSQRGVDLNQLIALASALDMQCRPVRCEPSDLQHLGTPAILHWKLNHFVVLEKVSRGRYHIIDPAHGSLSFSEAELSQAFTGIAVEVSSSPSFRPRKQRSPLNIWSMIRFKGGVGTALFHTLVYTLLLQGFVLLSPFFMQLAVDEGVLRGDRGFLMALALGFGAVAVFNSLAEALRGVTLQRASALMGWDMSRRLFHHLVSLPLTWFHRRRLADALSRMESIDPIRQLIANGLIGALLDGVLALGIIVLMFVYSPLMSLVALTALGLYVLMRVAAIPMSMKMGMASLQANIAERGTRIETLRAMQSIKTMGGEFSRESIWANKYADLVRASLNSANLQIGIGAGRTLLDGLSLVAIVYIGAQAVLANTLTVGALYAFVAYRQQLSNRLTTLVDQCIAWRLTELHSDRIADIALSPSEEGFSKDPSASDSMEGHIQLRSVYFQYSAQEAPALKDINLAIAPGEFVAITGPSGCGKSTLVKVLTGLYPPSAGELLYDGLNIASWGPRVVRQRMGVVMQDDELLTGSIVENVTFFAERPDIALVWQCLEMAAVKEDVQRMPMQLETLVGDMGSTLSGGQKQRLLLARALYRKPSILVLDEATANLDVARESRIYQALAQLDITRILITHRPDTMRLADRLVRIDQGRVVGDTRKPTAAAPTAAPTVNLIPAVVSPPAVAPAASPAANASPEPDRL; encoded by the coding sequence ATGTTCAACAAGCGCTATTGGCGGGTGCAGTCTGAAGTGAGCGAATGCGGGCTGGCATGCCTGGCGATCTGCTCGTCCATGCTGGGCGCGGATCTGGAAATGAGCGAGCTGCGGCGCAAGTACCACAACTCCCAGCGCGGTGTGGACCTGAACCAGCTGATCGCGCTGGCCAGCGCGCTGGACATGCAGTGCCGGCCGGTGCGCTGCGAGCCCAGCGATCTGCAGCATCTGGGCACGCCGGCCATCCTGCACTGGAAGCTCAATCATTTCGTGGTGCTGGAGAAGGTCTCACGCGGCCGCTACCACATCATCGACCCGGCCCATGGATCGCTGTCCTTCAGCGAAGCGGAGCTGTCCCAGGCCTTCACCGGCATCGCGGTGGAGGTCAGTTCCTCGCCCAGCTTCCGGCCGCGCAAGCAGCGTTCGCCGCTCAACATCTGGTCGATGATCCGCTTCAAGGGCGGCGTCGGCACCGCGCTGTTCCATACGCTGGTCTATACGCTGCTGCTGCAGGGCTTCGTGCTGTTGTCACCGTTCTTCATGCAGCTGGCGGTGGACGAGGGTGTGCTGCGCGGCGACCGCGGCTTCCTGATGGCGCTCGCGCTGGGGTTCGGTGCGGTGGCCGTGTTCAACAGCCTGGCCGAGGCGCTGCGCGGGGTCACGCTGCAGCGGGCGTCGGCGTTGATGGGCTGGGACATGAGCCGGCGCCTGTTCCATCATCTGGTCAGCCTGCCGCTGACCTGGTTCCATCGACGCCGTCTGGCCGATGCGCTGTCGCGGATGGAGTCGATCGACCCGATCCGCCAGCTGATCGCCAACGGGCTCATCGGCGCACTGCTGGACGGTGTGCTGGCGCTGGGCATCATCGTGCTGATGTTCGTCTACTCGCCGCTGATGAGTCTGGTCGCACTGACTGCGCTGGGGCTGTACGTACTGATGCGGGTGGCCGCCATCCCGATGTCGATGAAGATGGGCATGGCCAGTCTGCAGGCGAACATCGCCGAGCGCGGGACGCGCATCGAAACGCTGCGCGCGATGCAGTCGATCAAGACCATGGGCGGCGAGTTCTCGCGCGAATCGATCTGGGCCAACAAGTACGCCGATCTGGTGCGTGCTTCGTTGAACAGCGCCAACCTGCAGATTGGCATCGGCGCGGGGCGCACCCTGCTTGATGGCCTCAGCCTGGTGGCCATCGTCTACATCGGCGCCCAGGCGGTACTGGCCAACACGCTGACAGTAGGCGCGCTGTATGCCTTCGTGGCCTACCGGCAGCAGCTGAGCAACCGGCTGACCACGCTGGTGGACCAGTGCATCGCCTGGCGCCTGACCGAGCTGCATTCGGACCGCATTGCCGATATTGCCCTCAGTCCCAGCGAAGAGGGCTTCAGCAAGGATCCTTCGGCGTCGGACAGCATGGAGGGGCACATCCAGCTGCGTTCGGTGTACTTCCAGTACTCGGCACAGGAAGCGCCGGCGCTGAAGGACATCAACCTGGCCATTGCGCCGGGCGAGTTCGTGGCCATCACCGGCCCGTCCGGCTGTGGCAAGAGCACGCTGGTGAAGGTGCTGACCGGGCTGTACCCGCCCAGCGCCGGCGAGCTGCTCTATGACGGGCTGAACATCGCCAGCTGGGGGCCGCGCGTGGTCCGTCAGCGGATGGGCGTGGTGATGCAGGATGATGAGCTGTTGACCGGTTCGATCGTGGAGAACGTGACTTTCTTCGCCGAGCGCCCGGACATCGCGCTGGTCTGGCAGTGCCTGGAAATGGCGGCAGTGAAGGAGGATGTGCAGCGCATGCCGATGCAGCTGGAAACGCTGGTGGGCGACATGGGCTCGACCCTCTCCGGTGGCCAGAAGCAGCGCCTGCTGCTGGCCCGCGCGCTGTACCGCAAGCCCAGCATCCTGGTGCTGGATGAGGCCACCGCGAACCTGGACGTGGCGCGCGAGAGCCGCATCTACCAGGCGCTGGCGCAGCTGGATATCACCCGCATCCTGATCACCCACCGCCCCGACACCATGCGCCTGGCCGACCGTCTGGTGCGCATCGATCAGGGCAGGGTGGTGGGCGATACCCGCAAGCCCACCGCAGCGGCGCCCACAGCAGCGCCGACCGTCAACCTCATTCCTGCCGTCGTTTCGCCGCCAGCAGTGGCTCCAGCAGCCAGTCCAGCAGCGAACGCTTCTCCAGAACCAGACAGGCTTTGA
- a CDS encoding Fic family protein: MTARLATAPTDAPVATERGLMPLPPPPPSPALAERLQACNLRLPALLPCAQPCETLWSHRGHPRLRAAVQQLRHPLSAHMQMPAFDLAALAAAEAAEADVYRQWHRTVQGPLSMADVQRFVSLSTGGDGALRSGPVWIRARDGRAQLPMVPALQGAARWDELLRQRAAPDPAEGLRSAVQLLALANNAHAFADGNGRLGRALFNFCLHRAGLPQACFIPLKVLTVLSRGGYEVRLREAELYGRWEGLYAWHCTAIELYAWLGQQPAMPDRNEDV, translated from the coding sequence ATGACCGCACGCCTCGCCACCGCGCCCACGGATGCCCCCGTCGCCACCGAACGGGGGCTGATGCCGCTGCCGCCGCCGCCGCCGTCCCCGGCGCTGGCAGAGCGGCTGCAGGCGTGCAACCTCAGGCTGCCCGCGCTGCTGCCCTGCGCGCAGCCCTGCGAAACGCTGTGGTCCCATCGCGGGCATCCGCGGCTGCGGGCGGCGGTGCAGCAGCTGCGCCATCCGCTGTCGGCGCACATGCAGATGCCGGCGTTCGATCTGGCCGCGCTGGCTGCGGCGGAGGCGGCCGAGGCCGACGTCTATCGGCAGTGGCACCGCACCGTGCAGGGGCCGCTGTCGATGGCCGATGTACAGCGCTTCGTCTCGCTCAGCACCGGCGGTGACGGCGCGCTGCGCAGCGGGCCGGTATGGATCCGCGCCCGTGATGGGCGCGCGCAGCTGCCGATGGTGCCGGCCTTGCAGGGGGCCGCGCGTTGGGACGAGCTGCTGCGGCAACGGGCCGCGCCCGATCCGGCTGAGGGCCTGCGGTCTGCGGTGCAGCTGCTGGCGCTGGCCAACAATGCGCATGCCTTTGCCGACGGCAATGGCCGGCTGGGGCGCGCGCTGTTCAATTTCTGCCTGCACCGCGCCGGGCTTCCGCAGGCCTGCTTCATCCCGCTGAAGGTGCTGACGGTGCTGTCCCGTGGCGGCTACGAAGTGCGCCTGCGCGAGGCGGAACTGTACGGTCGCTGGGAAGGGCTGTACGCCTGGCACTGCACGGCAATCGAGTTGTATGCATGGCTGGGACAGCAGCCGGCCATGCCCGACCGGAACGAGGATGTCTGA
- a CDS encoding DUF6932 family protein, giving the protein MNYAEWIREQHARSVAAEQIAEAALDGPALCAGDSESLAPLLRGVSQLLAVPVADVQIVGSARFGFSLRDGAAFDPAFSDLDLAIVNAGLYQRCSAPTAASADAARFPERDFPADERIAVRKAFDALSLSVADRFAYVSVAVFPDQAALVRAQAGRIRAYLGVAGPAPAARPAGAAPAGAVETPFQHIVDAGLPQYLLPIAASTPGNASPWLADRAAFERAFGGSSLRRVRLAALGRALADLAQVVQVHCCLVGGSFVDVSNAVPNDLDIVVFYSARADVRFEPGRALQRLTRKFLLEHIDMRFVPCDAEPWLMVKLTSYFTQLYQSRRPGTEAREHGLVLLLPGTGTGQ; this is encoded by the coding sequence ATGAACTACGCTGAATGGATTCGCGAACAGCACGCGCGCAGTGTGGCGGCCGAGCAGATCGCCGAGGCCGCGCTGGATGGGCCGGCACTGTGTGCAGGCGACAGCGAAAGCCTTGCGCCGCTGCTGCGGGGAGTGAGCCAGCTGCTGGCGGTGCCGGTGGCCGATGTGCAGATTGTCGGCTCGGCCCGCTTCGGCTTTTCGCTGCGCGATGGCGCGGCTTTCGATCCCGCGTTTTCCGATCTGGATCTGGCCATCGTCAACGCCGGGTTGTATCAGCGGTGCTCGGCGCCGACGGCGGCGTCGGCCGATGCCGCCCGCTTCCCGGAGCGTGATTTCCCCGCCGACGAGCGCATCGCAGTGCGCAAGGCATTCGATGCGCTTTCACTTTCAGTGGCCGACCGCTTCGCCTACGTCTCGGTCGCGGTGTTCCCGGACCAGGCCGCGCTGGTGCGCGCACAGGCAGGGCGCATCCGTGCCTACCTGGGCGTTGCGGGCCCGGCGCCCGCTGCCCGACCGGCCGGTGCCGCGCCCGCCGGCGCCGTGGAAACCCCCTTCCAGCACATCGTGGATGCGGGCCTGCCGCAGTACCTGCTGCCCATCGCTGCCAGTACACCGGGCAATGCCTCACCCTGGCTGGCCGACCGTGCGGCCTTCGAGCGCGCGTTCGGCGGCAGCAGCCTGCGCCGGGTGCGGCTGGCGGCGCTGGGGCGCGCACTCGCCGACCTGGCGCAGGTGGTGCAGGTGCACTGCTGTCTGGTGGGCGGCAGCTTCGTGGACGTCTCCAATGCCGTGCCGAACGATCTGGACATCGTGGTGTTCTACAGTGCGCGGGCAGACGTCCGCTTCGAGCCGGGGCGTGCCCTGCAGCGGCTGACCCGCAAGTTCCTGCTTGAACACATCGACATGCGTTTCGTGCCGTGCGACGCCGAGCCGTGGCTGATGGTCAAGCTGACCTCGTACTTCACCCAGTTGTATCAATCGCGCCGGCCGGGCACGGAGGCGCGCGAACATGGCCTGGTGCTGTTGCTGCCGGGTACCGGGACGGGGCAGTGA
- a CDS encoding PAAR domain-containing protein, with product MGDPTSSGGRVITASSETDIGGIGVARVSDKATCPTLHKGVFPIVEGDATLMVDGQPVALHGSALACGCRVLSSQQAAVHVTGGGGGGGGGGAAGGAGKAAAVAVASTAAQLARALPTAFDQAIRFLGLQGAPLAEVPYTLHLADGQTLSGTTNAQGETARVSTAQSQAIVRAELRPPTQPTGCCARTAPASTDEAEVFDVDGVVTTAEGMGTSVVPVSAPGHERAMTAGEIEMARLVFGDAVDYSTVKVHNHGYWMFFGFQDKDTAVTPNGQMYFPKGIYREDYSLDTVRFQAFFIHEMAHVWQYQLGYNVKLVRAPRPNMSYDYVLDETRLLHDYNMEAQGDILADYFLVTFRGSQSSMNNTRYRATAGIGAQLERALSQFLADRSSKDNLPRTTR from the coding sequence ATGGGGGACCCGACCTCCAGCGGCGGACGGGTCATCACGGCCTCAAGTGAAACCGACATCGGCGGCATCGGCGTCGCGCGGGTCAGCGACAAGGCGACCTGCCCTACCCTGCATAAAGGCGTCTTTCCAATTGTTGAAGGCGATGCCACCTTGATGGTGGACGGCCAGCCGGTGGCGTTGCACGGCAGCGCGCTGGCCTGCGGCTGCCGGGTGTTGTCCAGCCAACAGGCCGCGGTGCATGTCACGGGGGGCGGAGGGGGTGGTGGCGGCGGCGGGGCCGCAGGCGGTGCCGGCAAGGCGGCCGCGGTCGCGGTCGCCAGCACGGCCGCACAGCTGGCGCGCGCACTGCCCACCGCGTTCGATCAGGCCATCCGTTTTCTCGGCCTGCAGGGCGCACCGTTGGCCGAGGTGCCGTACACGCTGCATCTGGCCGATGGGCAGACCCTTTCCGGCACCACCAATGCGCAGGGCGAGACGGCGCGGGTATCGACCGCGCAGAGCCAGGCCATCGTGCGTGCCGAACTGCGCCCGCCGACACAGCCGACCGGCTGCTGTGCGCGCACGGCACCGGCCAGCACCGACGAAGCAGAAGTGTTCGATGTGGACGGTGTGGTGACCACCGCCGAGGGCATGGGCACCTCCGTGGTACCGGTAAGTGCGCCTGGCCACGAACGCGCCATGACCGCCGGCGAGATCGAGATGGCACGCCTGGTGTTCGGCGATGCAGTCGACTACAGCACCGTGAAAGTCCACAACCACGGCTACTGGATGTTCTTCGGCTTCCAGGACAAGGACACCGCCGTGACGCCCAACGGGCAGATGTATTTCCCGAAGGGTATCTATCGGGAGGATTACTCGCTGGATACCGTGAGATTCCAGGCGTTCTTCATCCATGAGATGGCCCACGTCTGGCAGTATCAGCTTGGCTACAACGTCAAGCTGGTGCGGGCACCCCGGCCGAACATGAGCTACGACTACGTGCTTGACGAGACGCGGCTGCTGCATGACTACAACATGGAGGCCCAGGGTGACATTCTGGCGGACTACTTCCTCGTCACGTTCCGTGGCTCACAGTCGAGCATGAACAACACGCGTTATCGCGCGACGGCTGGCATCGGCGCACAACTCGAGCGCGCGCTCTCCCAGTTCCTGGCCGACCGCAGCAGCAAGGACAACCTCCCGAGGACGACCCGATGA
- a CDS encoding DUF3800 domain-containing protein, whose product MHFFYLDESGDTGANLADAQQPVFVLGGVNLRDEGWNTTYAALSDLLNDYFGGAPPAAFELHGCELLSPNGEGPFAGHLIERRLQLVRDLLSVIESRKHHVHYIAIDKSKLAAALAINVAALPTHASTPYTLAYDYMITEIDHRVSEGLGRTARGMLIIDKKDEHTHAIAEITQRRRFGSPVACRTKWIAEFSYPLDSTRNLLVQLSDLVILCLRRFFEIEGGYKPDTPAVVRQFYAECFRRLYQRTPIKKLALHKGAANATLNALLDGTCCRPARNVAKRYGIPA is encoded by the coding sequence ATGCACTTCTTCTACTTGGACGAGTCGGGCGATACCGGCGCGAACTTGGCGGACGCCCAGCAACCAGTATTTGTGCTTGGAGGGGTCAACCTGCGCGATGAAGGGTGGAACACAACCTACGCCGCTTTGTCCGACCTCCTCAACGACTATTTCGGCGGTGCACCTCCAGCTGCCTTCGAGCTACATGGGTGCGAGTTGCTTTCGCCCAATGGTGAAGGTCCCTTTGCGGGCCACCTGATTGAGCGGCGCTTGCAACTTGTACGAGATCTTCTCAGCGTAATCGAGTCGCGGAAGCATCACGTCCACTACATTGCCATAGACAAGTCGAAACTTGCAGCCGCCCTCGCGATCAATGTCGCCGCCCTTCCCACCCACGCAAGCACGCCCTATACCCTCGCGTACGACTACATGATTACCGAGATCGACCATAGGGTTTCAGAAGGTCTGGGCCGCACAGCGAGGGGGATGCTGATTATCGACAAGAAGGATGAGCACACTCATGCCATTGCGGAAATAACCCAACGACGCCGCTTCGGGAGTCCAGTGGCGTGCAGAACCAAGTGGATTGCCGAGTTCAGCTATCCCCTCGACTCGACACGCAATCTCCTCGTCCAGCTGTCGGACCTAGTAATCCTCTGCCTCCGGCGCTTCTTTGAGATTGAGGGCGGGTACAAGCCGGACACCCCGGCGGTCGTACGACAGTTCTATGCCGAGTGCTTTCGTCGGCTTTACCAAAGAACGCCAATTAAAAAGTTGGCTCTACATAAGGGCGCGGCGAATGCGACTCTCAACGCCCTGCTCGACGGCACGTGCTGCCGCCCAGCTCGCAACGTCGCCAAGAGGTACGGAATCCCCGCCTAA
- a CDS encoding AAA family ATPase has translation MSIKRGGRGNVDRLVYFPTSTNVEQTESALSASPSIVIVGANGSGKTRLGAWLETKGPQRDLVHRIPAQRNIRLPSSVSPVGLQAATDSFIWSDRPSHWDEQTWEQNRHIHRLNSRYGGADSDSAATAPVSDFDRLLVLMFSENYTQLIKFQEMYDATNERIDSPETILKKAARVWSSVLTHREVVFGSGEVRARPLTEGAESYLASRMSDGERAVFYLIGNCLCARTGAIIVVDEPELHLHRSIQKKLWDALERERADCQFLYVTHDIGFAESRTGSTKVWLKSADGSNFDWLQVADDEGVPAVIYLEVLGARRPVIFVEGVSGSVDVDVYSAVYPGFAVRPVGGCLDVISATKAFGRSSDFHHIECFGIIDRDYLTDDRMISYRRSNVWTPHVAEIENLFLLPEVLNVMASRLGVEQSAIDDIKRSVFAEFERLKTEHALALTRRDLVMSLERFSGMGALADMSRGLSEAVAGLNVESIYLGHISSAEKILAEGDYTGVLRVFNHKGLVGKVNRYFGITRPSYLDRVRALLRKGDADLVQALKRWLPSFERRGNR, from the coding sequence GTGTCAATCAAACGCGGAGGGCGAGGAAACGTGGATAGACTTGTGTATTTCCCCACATCGACAAACGTCGAGCAGACTGAATCGGCGTTGAGTGCCAGTCCGAGTATAGTAATCGTAGGGGCAAATGGCTCAGGGAAAACCCGTCTCGGGGCTTGGTTAGAAACCAAAGGCCCTCAGAGGGACTTGGTTCACAGGATTCCAGCCCAGCGAAATATCAGGCTTCCTTCATCCGTTAGTCCGGTCGGCCTGCAAGCTGCAACTGACTCATTTATTTGGTCGGATAGGCCGTCTCACTGGGATGAGCAGACGTGGGAGCAGAATAGGCACATTCATAGATTAAACAGTCGATATGGTGGTGCTGACTCAGACAGCGCGGCTACTGCGCCAGTATCCGATTTTGATCGTTTATTGGTGCTGATGTTCTCGGAGAACTACACACAGCTCATCAAGTTCCAGGAGATGTATGACGCGACCAATGAGCGTATTGATTCGCCTGAGACTATATTGAAAAAGGCAGCTAGGGTTTGGAGCAGTGTATTGACCCATCGTGAAGTGGTGTTTGGGAGCGGCGAGGTCAGAGCAAGGCCGCTTACAGAGGGCGCTGAATCTTATCTGGCAAGCCGCATGAGCGATGGTGAACGGGCGGTCTTCTACCTAATAGGGAACTGCTTATGTGCGCGAACTGGAGCAATCATCGTTGTTGATGAACCAGAGTTGCATCTTCATCGCTCTATACAGAAGAAGTTGTGGGACGCGCTCGAGCGTGAGCGTGCTGATTGCCAGTTCTTGTATGTGACGCATGACATAGGGTTTGCGGAGAGCAGAACTGGCTCAACAAAAGTTTGGCTAAAAAGCGCGGATGGAAGTAACTTTGATTGGTTGCAGGTCGCTGATGATGAGGGGGTTCCTGCCGTCATCTACCTAGAGGTGCTTGGCGCTCGCCGCCCTGTGATTTTTGTCGAAGGCGTTTCGGGTTCAGTAGATGTAGACGTTTATAGCGCCGTCTACCCCGGGTTCGCGGTCAGGCCGGTAGGCGGCTGTTTGGATGTCATATCAGCAACTAAGGCTTTCGGACGGAGTAGCGATTTCCATCATATTGAGTGTTTCGGTATCATTGATAGGGACTATTTGACTGATGATCGGATGATTAGCTACCGCCGTTCAAATGTCTGGACTCCTCATGTGGCGGAAATAGAAAATCTGTTTCTTCTGCCTGAAGTCCTGAATGTGATGGCGTCTCGCCTCGGGGTCGAGCAGTCGGCAATAGACGATATAAAGCGGTCTGTTTTTGCAGAGTTTGAGCGATTGAAGACGGAGCATGCTCTCGCGCTGACTCGGCGGGACCTTGTGATGTCATTGGAGCGCTTTAGTGGCATGGGCGCTCTTGCGGACATGTCTAGGGGCTTGAGCGAAGCGGTGGCGGGATTGAATGTCGAGTCAATTTATCTTGGCCACATAAGCAGCGCGGAGAAAATTTTGGCAGAAGGTGACTACACTGGCGTTCTTAGAGTTTTCAATCATAAGGGGCTGGTTGGGAAGGTAAATAGATACTTTGGGATTACGAGACCTTCCTACTTGGACCGAGTGCGCGCATTGCTTCGGAAAGGTGATGCTGATTTGGTTCAGGCGCTCAAAAGATGGCTCCCAAGTTTTGAGAGGCGGGGGAATCGTTAA